The following are from one region of the Rattus rattus isolate New Zealand chromosome 13, Rrattus_CSIRO_v1, whole genome shotgun sequence genome:
- the LOC116914968 gene encoding 60S ribosomal protein L21-like, whose amino-acid sequence MMNTEGKKRGTRYMFSRPFRKHGVVPLATYMRIYKKRDIVDIKGMGTVQKGMPHKCYHGKTGRVYNVTQHALGIIVNKQVKGKILAKKINVWIEHIKHSKSRDGFLKQVKETDQKKKEAKEKGTWVQLKRQPAPPREVHFVRTNGKEPELLEPTPYEFMA is encoded by the coding sequence ATGAtgaacacagaaggaaagaagagaggtactcggtatatgttctctagaccttttaggaaacatggagtcgttcctttggccacatacatgcgaatctacaagaagcgtgatattgtagacatcaagggaatgggcaccgttcaaaaaggaatgccccataagtgttaccacggcaaaaccggaagagtctacaatgtcacccagcatgccctgggcatcattgtaaacaagcaagttaaaggcaagattctggccaagaagATCAATGTgtggattgagcacatcaagcactcaaagagcagagacgGCTTCCTGAAGCAGGTGAAAGAGAccgatcagaagaaaaaggaagccaaagagaagggtacctgggttcagctgaagcgccagcctgcgccacccagagaagtccactttgtgaggactaatggaaaggagcctgagctgctggagcccactccatacgaattcatggcctaa